In Halobacteriovorax marinus SJ, the following proteins share a genomic window:
- a CDS encoding bifunctional UDP-sugar hydrolase/5'-nucleotidase, translating into MTKILITIFTLLYVGSCASNQVPTKVLSEPDWSDVEVLENEKKITIASINYFNSSIATQVENFDQIGTMRIGGLQLIKKYSSILKERLPDQVLMLSAGDLINENQKGGVDSILDDFENIGFDAFHLSESELKMLSIKQIAKTSNSFINSNIIELSKKSPLKSKNIDNYMVKTINGVKVGVIAVTTYKNTEARKHKYLNGLYFEDPVYSILKIHDQLKRKGVEVFVLMIKGQRVCKEGECTSNKEELSQLIKRLPPEKIDVIIGSEPELINQKIGGIPFIQNLGQGKYLSRIDLFFDTKTKTINDSKTLMHSPIKLCSQFFKATNDCHIEDDYYKEAKTELIKDSHMELSRAYFLGIEI; encoded by the coding sequence ATGACTAAAATTCTTATTACGATATTCACATTACTCTATGTAGGGTCTTGTGCCTCCAATCAAGTTCCAACAAAGGTTCTCAGTGAGCCAGATTGGAGTGATGTTGAAGTATTGGAAAATGAGAAGAAAATTACAATCGCCTCTATTAATTATTTCAATAGCTCAATAGCAACTCAAGTAGAGAACTTCGATCAAATCGGAACGATGCGAATTGGCGGTCTCCAATTAATCAAGAAGTATTCCTCAATTCTTAAAGAAAGACTTCCTGATCAGGTTCTGATGCTAAGTGCAGGAGACCTAATTAACGAAAACCAAAAAGGTGGAGTTGATTCAATACTAGACGACTTTGAAAATATTGGCTTCGATGCTTTTCACCTCTCTGAGAGCGAATTAAAAATGCTTTCAATAAAGCAAATTGCTAAGACAAGTAATAGCTTTATTAATTCCAATATTATTGAACTATCAAAGAAGTCCCCTCTTAAATCAAAGAATATAGATAACTACATGGTTAAAACTATAAATGGAGTAAAGGTTGGAGTCATTGCAGTAACAACTTATAAGAATACAGAAGCAAGAAAACATAAATACTTAAACGGCCTTTACTTTGAAGATCCTGTTTATAGTATTCTCAAAATCCATGATCAACTTAAAAGAAAGGGTGTGGAAGTTTTTGTATTAATGATTAAGGGACAGAGAGTTTGTAAAGAGGGTGAATGTACATCTAACAAAGAAGAACTCTCTCAATTAATAAAGCGACTTCCACCAGAGAAAATAGACGTAATTATTGGGTCAGAGCCAGAGCTAATTAATCAAAAAATTGGTGGAATCCCATTCATTCAAAATCTTGGGCAAGGAAAGTACCTAAGTCGTATCGATTTATTCTTTGACACTAAAACGAAGACTATAAACGATAGTAAGACTTTAATGCATTCACCAATTAAGCTTTGTTCCCAGTTTTTTAAGGCAACAAACGATTGTCATATAGAAGATGATTATTACAAAGAAGCAAAAACTGAATTAATAAAAGATAGCCATATGGAATTATCAAGAGCATATTTCTTAGGAATTGAAATTTAA
- a CDS encoding serine protein kinase PrkA, with protein sequence MDWLEEANQKDSHSEVHSFRDYMDIFHKYPIRETRPTYKYLLDMVHSYGQDTDGNYKVFQHKYPDSPPVYGQKRTQRALIENLENFEKEGVNNKFILLVGPNGSSKSSLVRQFMKGAESYSKKDEGVLYSFSWIFPIDNYIKGNLGFSSDRTNRDLNTYAYLEDKDISAILGSELKDHPLLLIPKEYRQEILNDTLAKDPSHLEMVKKSYIYKSDLSKRNRMIYDALLKNYKGKHTEVLKHIRVERILISKRYSASAVTIEPQLHVDAKLQQITMDKRLASLPPSLQCLNLFSMQGEVVLANRGILEYSDLLKRPLDTYKYLLMTMETGSINLQGILTQLDIFFVGTSNEIHLAAFKQHPDFNSFKGRINFIRVPYLLNYKDEMNIYQEQVEGLKSNSVFEPHALEAFCLFAIMTRLRCSQTKHFENSKLAKIATTLSPLEKAKLYAIEELPENLDSEEKQILKLGRVDIQAEFENENLYEGKFGISPRDMKNILYKITSKHETITFVEVIDYLYKLIQKKNNYDFLNMTPQGDFHHPARFIALIKEECLNRFDREFRESLGLVDDRSYEDYLKRYIENVNALIKGERIKNIITGKYEEADDYFIKEFEQSINLNESSDSFRSHLISKLGAWYLDNPGKQIIYNEVFPDIVERLQESFRVEQKKVIVEISKHLVFFEKEISTAEDEDAKTPLSDANRNQIRKVLDNLIENYSYSQNGALALIKFIIKERY encoded by the coding sequence ATGGATTGGTTAGAAGAAGCAAATCAAAAAGATTCACACAGTGAAGTTCATTCATTTAGAGACTATATGGATATCTTTCACAAATATCCAATTAGAGAGACTAGACCAACATATAAGTACCTCCTCGATATGGTACATAGCTATGGACAAGATACAGATGGGAACTACAAAGTTTTCCAACATAAGTATCCTGACTCTCCCCCTGTCTATGGCCAAAAAAGAACACAACGTGCCCTTATCGAAAATCTAGAGAACTTCGAAAAAGAAGGTGTAAATAATAAATTCATACTCTTAGTTGGTCCAAATGGATCGTCTAAATCAAGTCTTGTTAGACAATTTATGAAAGGTGCTGAGTCCTATTCTAAAAAAGACGAAGGTGTGCTCTATTCTTTTAGTTGGATCTTTCCAATTGATAATTACATTAAGGGAAATCTTGGATTCTCTTCAGATAGAACAAATAGAGACTTAAATACTTATGCCTATCTAGAAGACAAAGATATTTCTGCCATTCTTGGAAGTGAGTTAAAAGATCACCCGCTCCTACTTATTCCTAAAGAGTATAGACAAGAAATTTTAAATGATACCCTCGCCAAAGATCCTTCTCACCTTGAGATGGTCAAGAAGTCATATATTTATAAGAGTGACCTCTCTAAGAGAAATAGAATGATCTATGATGCCCTCTTAAAGAATTATAAGGGAAAACATACTGAAGTCTTAAAGCATATTAGAGTAGAGAGAATACTAATCTCCAAGAGATACTCAGCGAGTGCAGTTACAATTGAGCCACAATTACATGTAGATGCTAAACTTCAACAGATTACCATGGATAAGAGACTAGCTAGTCTACCTCCTTCACTTCAATGTCTAAACCTCTTCTCAATGCAAGGTGAAGTCGTTTTAGCGAACAGAGGTATCCTAGAATATTCAGATTTACTTAAAAGACCACTAGATACATATAAGTACTTACTTATGACAATGGAAACTGGAAGTATTAATCTTCAAGGTATACTTACTCAACTTGATATCTTCTTTGTTGGAACGAGTAATGAAATTCATCTTGCGGCCTTCAAACAGCATCCAGACTTCAATTCTTTCAAAGGAAGAATTAACTTTATTAGAGTGCCATACTTATTGAATTACAAAGATGAAATGAATATTTATCAAGAACAGGTAGAGGGACTCAAGAGTAACTCTGTCTTTGAGCCTCATGCACTTGAAGCATTCTGTCTCTTTGCAATTATGACAAGACTTAGATGTAGCCAGACGAAACACTTTGAGAACTCTAAGCTGGCCAAGATTGCAACGACACTTAGTCCTCTTGAGAAAGCAAAACTCTATGCCATTGAAGAGTTACCAGAAAATCTAGACTCAGAAGAGAAACAAATTCTTAAACTTGGAAGAGTTGATATCCAAGCTGAGTTTGAAAATGAAAATCTTTATGAAGGGAAATTTGGTATTTCACCTAGAGATATGAAGAATATTCTCTATAAGATTACTTCTAAGCATGAAACCATTACATTTGTAGAAGTTATTGATTACCTCTATAAATTGATTCAGAAGAAGAATAATTACGACTTCTTAAATATGACTCCTCAAGGAGACTTTCACCACCCAGCGAGATTTATAGCTCTAATTAAAGAAGAGTGCCTAAATCGCTTTGACCGTGAATTCAGAGAAAGTCTTGGCCTAGTTGATGATAGATCATACGAAGATTACTTAAAGAGATATATTGAGAATGTTAACGCTCTTATTAAGGGCGAGAGAATTAAAAATATTATCACTGGAAAGTATGAAGAAGCAGATGATTACTTTATCAAGGAATTTGAGCAGAGTATAAACCTTAATGAGTCATCTGATTCATTTAGATCACACCTTATCTCAAAACTTGGAGCTTGGTACCTAGATAATCCTGGAAAACAAATTATCTATAACGAAGTTTTTCCAGATATTGTTGAAAGATTGCAAGAGTCATTTAGAGTTGAGCAAAAAAAGGTCATTGTAGAAATCTCTAAACACCTTGTTTTCTTTGAGAAGGAAATCTCAACAGCAGAGGATGAAGATGCTAAAACTCCCCTATCTGATGCCAATAGAAATCAAATAAGAAAAGTTTTAGATAACCTCATTGAGAATTATAGTTATTCACAAAACGGGGCACTTGCGCTAATAAAGTTCATTATAAAAGAGCGTTATTAA